AAATCACCTGGCCTTAGattctaaaaaattaggggCATATGTGCTCGCCAAAGGTGGCAGCTCCTCACATGAAATCATCAAAAGGATCCGAGCTCATCAAAAACTCTCCTACATGAAAGGATCTGAATCTACCCAAATAGCCCAGAAAATGACAGCCATTGGCATACTTAGGATTTTGTTTCTGTTGCCTGGCGGATCTTCGGAGCTGTGGTTGTGTTCTAGCTTCTTCTCTAGATACTTCTTGTCGAACATCATCCATCACTACAATAGAAAAGTGGGCCCTTCCTGCAGGGCAATTAGATGTCAGGCCAGCATTGAGCGATGGGACCAAGGTTCTGAAAGAAATGCTGTAGAGGAAGATTCAACCTTTGAAACTGCtatttgcaaagtcttgatccCCCTTTTGTGAATTacatggccaaaaaaaaaaaaaagacatactCCTTGTCCTTGACTTAAGCAAATAAATGCGTTCTTCATTATAAGATTTCCTTTAAGATTCTTCCCCTCTTGCAGGGATGGTCTGTGAGGAGAAAAAATactaagagaattttttttgaatgtAAGCTGGTCTGATAAGTGGGTTTTTGGCTTTCTCAGGATTTTCTTCTGAGGCATTGACACCAACACATGATATGGGGATCGTCCCAGACCTTCCAGCAACTTTAGCAGCTGTGAAAAATCCAACTTCAAAGATTGTGTACGATGAGTATAATCATGAGCGATATCCGCCTGGTGATCCTAGCAAGCGTGCTTTTGCATACTTTGCTTTGTCAGGTGGTAGGTTCGTCTATGCATCCGTGATCCGTCTTCTCGTCCTCAAGTTTGTCCTGAGCATGTCAGCTAGTAAAGATGTCCTTGCGCTTGCTTCCCTTGAGGTTGACTTATCCAGCATTGAGCCTGGCTCGACTGTTACTGTTAAATGGCGTGGTAAGCCGGTGTTCATTAGGCGCCGTACTGAAGACGACATTCAGCTGGCCAACAGTGTTGATTTGGCTTCCCTCCGAGACCCACAAGAAGACTCTGCAAGAGTTAAGAATCCGGAGTGGCTTATTGTTGTTGGAGTTTGTACTCATTTGGGGTGTATCCCATTGCCAAATGCTGGTGACTTTGGTGGTTGGTTTTGCCCATGCCATGGTTCACACTATGACATTTCTGGCAGGATTCGCAAGGGACCAGCACCATACAATTTGGAGGTGCCAACTTACAGCTTCTTGGAAGAGAATAAGTTACTCGTTGGTTGAGAAGTGCCGATGCTGACTGTATGTCAAAGTGCTGTTGTTACTGCTGAAAGGCATGCTTATTCTTTTTGTCCTTCGAGCaagtaaaaataagatgaaattcTTGCTTTTTcgggttctatttcttcttgCAATTAGACCTATTTGATTTGCATTGCAATTCTGGATACTGTATCTTTGCCGCCAGTTCTGGATagtatttttttgaataatggAACTGGACTACACTGTATTTGTCTACTACTTTTATCTTGATCAATCTACCTGAGTAGTGTGGGTGTCATTCACAATCTTTTTTCTTAGTAATGATTCTTGAGACTTATGTTTGGCTCCTTGCAATTGCTTGTACCTCAACCTTTATTTCCAGGAGTCATGTGTAATTGTGTATGGTTAAACATTTGATCTGATGTAATGTTGTCCAGCCAATAAAGCTTCTGGCAGCGTGGTAATGTAGTCAAGCTTTCTAAAAGTTGATTTGAGCATAAATTCTGATTAACTCGTGGAAGTTTTATGGGTATCATGCATGTTATCTGTTTTTGCTGTTGAGGCTTCAAACTGGTAGGCATGTCCGTGTTCTGGTCAGCTGTAGGTGTTTGCATAGTGAGGGTTCTGGATGCTGTCATCAGTTACTTTTCTTCTTAGCTATGGGAAGGTGGCAAGTCTGTATATTTGTAGGATTTCTTTTGTGTAATCAGCAAGTGTTGTTGGCATATATAATGCGTTGATGATCAGTTGGGAATCCGGATTTGCACTGGGCTTGTTCTACTCTTTCCTTTCATGAAAAGCAATCATCGAAAAGCTTAACTGCATGCTTTGATTTCGTAAGGATGGTCCATGGTTCTATTATCTGCTCTCCCAGGCTTATGGTTTGTGATTCTAAATAAGGTACTAGAAGATGAGCTGGATGGGCTTCGTAGACCCAACAAAAGGATTGATCCTATGGTTCTTTGTTGATTTGTGAAATAATTGGTGGAAATTTGCATATCCTTGCCTCAGCCAAAATGCTAATGGATTATGTGCATGACATGGAGTATCTGGTATAAATCTGAACGCGATGGGCAAGCCCTGAGCGAAGAGCAAGAGCGATGCATCAGGCACACAAGTGTCTGGTTGACAAAAGAAGCCTTGCTTCGTAACTTGTTGAGGTCGCTTTGATCAGTCTATCATGCAAGCCATGCACTTCTTGCCTGTGGTGTATGATAGGGGTTCTCTTGCACTTTATTCAGATGCGTCCTTCGGTAAGGATCATCAAAAACATGAAAGCATGCATTGATTGGCCAACATTATGTGGGCATAAATGATAGTGATCTGCTCACTTATATCTCCAGTGCCGTGGGTAATCACTGATTCAGACAATCGTTATGATGAGGTTTTAAGCATGCACTTGAAAGTGATTCAGGGCAAGTGGGCTAAGTGCAACTATACATTTTCCAGCTTCTCTACTGCTCATTAACTCGATGCCATGctaggaaaaggaaaacaacataCGATTTTGATTTCTTGATGTCTCTAGGAAATAAATATTGCTGCCAAGTTGACGAAAAAGTTCATTGCACTGAAAAGTAATCAACACGTGATGCAAAAACCCAAGCTTGAGCAACTAATAACTGAAACATGATGAGCCCTGGGTCAGAAGCTACAATAGTCACAAACGAGCTGGAGCTAAAAATCCCTACTTTCAACACAAACAGAAACACCAGAAGCTAAGAAAGGAGCAAGGCTGTCGCAAGGGGCATGAAACAAGACGATGACGACCAAAGCCTCTCGTCTAAAC
The nucleotide sequence above comes from Eucalyptus grandis isolate ANBG69807.140 chromosome 2, ASM1654582v1, whole genome shotgun sequence. Encoded proteins:
- the LOC104433735 gene encoding cytochrome b-c1 complex subunit Rieske-4, mitochondrial encodes the protein MLRIAGRRLSSLSWRPSQSSPAAGFLSRSHDLGSDFSSRSEPSPNPSPSLPPQFRFPIRGFSSEALTPTHDMGIVPDLPATLAAVKNPTSKIVYDEYNHERYPPGDPSKRAFAYFALSGGRFVYASVIRLLVLKFVLSMSASKDVLALASLEVDLSSIEPGSTVTVKWRGKPVFIRRRTEDDIQLANSVDLASLRDPQEDSARVKNPEWLIVVGVCTHLGCIPLPNAGDFGGWFCPCHGSHYDISGRIRKGPAPYNLEVPTYSFLEENKLLVG